Proteins from one Pseudomonas grandcourensis genomic window:
- a CDS encoding GNAT family N-acetyltransferase has translation MSSIELHAAQRDELETIENLMQFYTYDFSEWLPLKLGEYGLFNILPMPDYWRNPATRPFLIKVDGELAGFVTVDNQVHLPGADYNIGYLFVSRRFRGQGVARFVVSTLLSQFPGQWQIFHIEANQPAHRFWAAVMPGLNVGGLTLHQQVVDRYSCTFYRFECPPLSS, from the coding sequence ATGTCCTCGATAGAACTGCACGCCGCCCAACGCGATGAGCTGGAAACCATCGAGAACCTGATGCAGTTCTACACCTACGACTTCAGCGAATGGTTGCCGCTGAAGCTGGGCGAATACGGTTTGTTCAACATCCTGCCCATGCCCGACTACTGGCGAAACCCGGCCACCCGACCATTCCTGATCAAGGTCGACGGTGAACTGGCCGGATTCGTGACCGTGGATAACCAGGTCCATCTACCCGGTGCCGACTACAACATCGGCTATCTGTTTGTCAGTCGACGCTTCCGTGGCCAGGGTGTCGCGCGATTTGTCGTTTCCACCCTATTGAGTCAATTCCCCGGTCAATGGCAGATTTTCCACATCGAGGCAAACCAGCCGGCACACCGGTTCTGGGCCGCCGTGATGCCGGGGCTCAACGTTGGTGGGCTCACCTTGCATCAGCAGGTAGTTGACCGCTATTCCTGCACTTTTTACCGCTTTGAGTGTCCGCCTTTGTCGTCCTGA